The following proteins are co-located in the Thermoplasmatales archaeon genome:
- a CDS encoding GNAT family N-acetyltransferase yields MKIRLLEFKDIRAITRLYMSLNEEERLLFHPFPFNYFIAFLIFLYFALSNKIYKITGFITRYTIISFICYKKETMAGLAFISKIEITDGRKVAGNFGIVIRREFRSQGLGKKLATKIIEFCKNERIQKIHLTVMAHNKPALNFYKKLGFKIKKRHEKREKWKNKYYSDYDMTLNL; encoded by the coding sequence TTGAAAATAAGGCTTCTGGAATTCAAAGACATTAGAGCCATTACAAGATTATATATGTCCCTCAACGAAGAAGAAAGATTGTTATTTCACCCATTCCCTTTCAATTATTTTATAGCATTTCTAATTTTTTTGTATTTTGCACTTTCCAATAAAATTTATAAAATTACAGGATTCATAACAAGATATACCATCATATCATTTATATGTTATAAAAAAGAAACAATGGCCGGCTTAGCGTTTATATCAAAAATAGAAATTACAGATGGTCGCAAAGTGGCTGGGAATTTTGGTATTGTAATAAGAAGGGAATTTAGAAGTCAGGGATTAGGAAAAAAATTGGCTACAAAGATTATTGAGTTCTGCAAAAATGAAAGAATCCAAAAAATCCATCTTACAGTAATGGCACACAATAAACCCGCACTAAATTTTTATAAAAAATTAGGATTCAAAATTAAAAAACGTCATGAAAAAAGAGAAAAATGGAAAAATAAATATTATTCCGACTATGACATGACATTAAACCTTTGA